In Oceanobacillus sp. FSL K6-2867, one DNA window encodes the following:
- the purH gene encoding bifunctional phosphoribosylaminoimidazolecarboxamide formyltransferase/IMP cyclohydrolase — translation MSKRALISVSNKSNLTEFAKGLVEEGYEIISTGGTLRTLVDAGIEAKPVDDVTGFPEIMDGRVKTLHPLVHGGLLGKRSNPNHMMQMKENNISPIDMVVVNLYPFKQTLEKQGVSNEEIIENIDIGGPTMLRSAAKNFEDVAVVVDPADYNKVLEAVQAEQLDSGIRKQLAAKVFRHTANYDAMIAQYFMSETNEEFPETYTITYEKVQDLRYGENPHQQAAFYRNPINKTMSLATAKQLHGKELSYNNIQDANAALEILAEYQEPAAVAVKHMNPCGIGISETIEGAFSRAYDADPISIFGGIVACNREIDQATAEKLSEIFLEIVIAPGFSADALEILTRKKNIRLLELELANDTIPTKKLTTVNGGVLIQNSDNGNVSVDDLNVVTKRKPTEEELKNLLFAWKAVKHVKSNAILLAKNNQTIGVGAGQMNRIGAANIAIEQAGEKAQESVMASDAFFPMPDTVEAAVKAGITAIIQPGGSKRDQDSIDVCDEHGIAMVYTGMRHFKH, via the coding sequence ATGAGCAAGAGAGCACTAATCAGTGTTTCAAATAAAAGTAATCTTACCGAATTCGCGAAAGGTCTTGTAGAAGAAGGCTATGAAATTATTTCAACAGGCGGCACACTGCGTACCCTAGTTGATGCTGGAATTGAGGCAAAGCCTGTTGATGATGTAACTGGCTTTCCAGAAATTATGGATGGACGTGTCAAAACACTGCATCCATTGGTTCATGGTGGCTTACTAGGAAAACGTTCCAACCCAAACCATATGATGCAAATGAAAGAAAACAATATTTCACCAATTGACATGGTTGTTGTAAATTTGTATCCATTCAAGCAAACCCTAGAGAAGCAAGGTGTTTCCAATGAGGAAATCATCGAAAATATCGATATTGGCGGGCCAACCATGCTTCGTTCTGCTGCAAAAAACTTTGAAGATGTAGCAGTAGTTGTTGATCCAGCTGATTATAATAAAGTGCTGGAAGCAGTCCAAGCTGAACAGCTAGATTCAGGGATTCGTAAACAACTAGCCGCAAAAGTATTCCGTCATACAGCGAATTATGATGCGATGATTGCACAATATTTTATGTCAGAAACAAATGAGGAATTTCCTGAAACCTATACGATTACATATGAAAAGGTTCAAGATTTGCGTTACGGAGAAAACCCGCATCAGCAGGCAGCTTTTTATCGAAACCCTATAAATAAAACGATGAGTTTAGCAACAGCTAAACAATTGCATGGTAAGGAACTATCCTATAATAATATCCAAGACGCCAATGCTGCACTTGAAATTTTAGCAGAATATCAAGAACCAGCAGCAGTTGCAGTAAAGCATATGAACCCTTGCGGAATTGGTATATCTGAAACGATTGAAGGAGCATTCAGCCGTGCGTATGATGCCGACCCAATTTCTATTTTCGGTGGGATTGTTGCTTGTAATCGGGAAATCGATCAAGCTACTGCTGAAAAGCTAAGCGAAATTTTCCTTGAAATTGTTATTGCTCCTGGGTTTAGTGCAGATGCTCTAGAAATTTTGACAAGAAAGAAAAACATCCGCTTGCTTGAACTGGAATTGGCAAATGATACGATACCAACAAAAAAACTCACGACGGTTAATGGCGGTGTCTTAATCCAAAATAGCGATAACGGAAATGTCTCTGTTGATGATTTGAACGTTGTAACGAAACGCAAGCCAACAGAAGAAGAATTGAAAAACCTATTGTTTGCTTGGAAGGCTGTAAAGCATGTGAAATCAAATGCGATTTTACTTGCTAAGAATAACCAAACAATTGGTGTTGGCGCAGGACAGATGAATCGGATTGGCGCAGCAAACATTGCAATTGAACAAGCTGGGGAAAAAGCGCAGGAATCTGTGATGGCATCTGATGCCTTCTTTCCAATGCCGGATACGGTAGAAGCAGCAGTTAAAGCTGGCATTACAGCGATCATACAGCCAGGCGGTTCAAAACGTGATCAGGATTCCATCGATGTTTGTGATGAGCATGGCATTGCAATGGTCTATACAGGAATGCGCCATTTTAAACATTAA
- the purN gene encoding phosphoribosylglycinamide formyltransferase, whose translation MSKIKAAIFASGTGSNFEAIMETEHLACDIALLVCDQSSAGVIAKADKYGIPAFVFDAKQFPDKTAYEKAIIDRLEESEVSWIFLAGYMRIAGPTLLNRYEGRIVNIHPSLLPAFPGMDAIGQAYRAGVKTTGVTVHFIDEGIDTGPIIAQEEVAILQDDTEESLTKRVHKVEHQLYPKVINQLLQTK comes from the coding sequence ATGAGCAAGATAAAAGCAGCCATTTTCGCTTCTGGTACGGGAAGTAATTTCGAAGCAATCATGGAAACAGAACATCTTGCCTGTGATATTGCGTTACTCGTTTGTGACCAGTCCAGTGCAGGTGTTATTGCTAAGGCTGATAAATATGGTATTCCTGCATTTGTTTTCGATGCAAAACAATTTCCAGACAAAACAGCCTATGAAAAAGCAATTATTGATAGATTGGAAGAATCTGAGGTTTCCTGGATTTTTCTTGCGGGCTATATGAGAATTGCAGGACCAACATTACTGAATCGGTATGAAGGCCGAATCGTCAATATCCATCCGTCACTATTGCCAGCTTTTCCAGGGATGGATGCAATTGGTCAAGCATATCGCGCCGGAGTGAAAACAACTGGAGTTACTGTTCATTTTATTGATGAAGGAATTGACACAGGGCCAATTATTGCCCAAGAAGAGGTGGCAATTCTCCAGGATGATACAGAGGAATCATTAACGAAGCGTGTCCATAAAGTAGAACATCAATTATATCCAAAAGTAATTAATCAACTTTTACAAACAAAGTGA
- the purM gene encoding phosphoribosylformylglycinamidine cyclo-ligase, with the protein MSDVYKQAGVDVEKGYEAVERMKKHIAKTTRPEVLGGIGSFAGLFDLSGFTYKEPVMVSGTDGVGTKLKLAFELNKHDSVGIDLVAMCANDIVAQGAQPLFFLDYIACGKNEPAMIEQIVAGISNGCVDAGAALIGGETAEMPGMYEENEYDLAGFVVGIAEKSKLVTGEAIKAGDVVIGIASSGIHSNGYSLVRKVIDGLDLQETYSGLSASLGETVMTPTKIYAKPVAAVLEEIMVKGISHITGGGFYENFPRMMPKGLGVEINKGSWNIPEIFSFLQEKGSISEKEMYGVFNMGIGMALVVEEADVDRTLTILKEAGEEAAVIGSVTTTEGVQFSS; encoded by the coding sequence ATGTCAGATGTATATAAGCAAGCTGGAGTAGACGTGGAGAAGGGCTATGAGGCTGTGGAACGAATGAAAAAGCATATTGCAAAAACGACACGTCCAGAAGTTTTAGGCGGAATTGGCTCGTTTGCAGGGCTATTTGACCTTTCTGGTTTTACGTATAAAGAACCTGTGATGGTTTCTGGTACAGATGGTGTTGGTACAAAATTGAAGCTTGCCTTCGAGTTAAATAAGCATGACTCAGTTGGAATTGATCTTGTTGCAATGTGTGCCAATGATATTGTTGCCCAAGGTGCACAGCCACTGTTTTTTCTTGATTATATTGCTTGTGGAAAAAATGAACCTGCAATGATTGAACAAATTGTTGCTGGAATCTCCAATGGATGTGTTGATGCAGGAGCTGCACTTATTGGTGGCGAAACAGCTGAAATGCCTGGTATGTATGAAGAAAATGAATACGACCTTGCAGGATTTGTTGTTGGAATCGCTGAAAAATCAAAGCTGGTTACAGGGGAAGCAATCAAGGCGGGTGATGTCGTTATCGGCATAGCCTCCAGCGGTATTCATTCCAATGGCTATTCACTTGTACGCAAAGTAATTGATGGGCTGGATTTGCAAGAAACCTACTCAGGATTATCTGCCAGTCTTGGAGAAACAGTAATGACCCCAACGAAAATCTATGCTAAACCTGTAGCCGCTGTTCTGGAAGAAATTATGGTAAAAGGAATCTCCCATATTACAGGTGGAGGTTTCTATGAGAACTTCCCAAGAATGATGCCAAAAGGTTTGGGTGTGGAAATTAATAAGGGCAGCTGGAACATTCCAGAAATATTCAGCTTCCTCCAAGAAAAAGGAAGTATCTCAGAAAAAGAAATGTATGGTGTCTTTAACATGGGGATTGGAATGGCATTGGTTGTTGAAGAAGCTGATGTTGACCGGACATTAACGATTTTAAAAGAAGCTGGTGAGGAAGCCGCTGTTATCGGAAGTGTTACAACTACTGAAGGAGTGCAATTTTCATCATGA
- the purF gene encoding amidophosphoribosyltransferase: MFGIWGHEKAAELTYYGLHAQQHRGQEGTGIVVSDGETLKLHKGLGLVNDVFKHANFKELQGHAAIGHVRYSTQGDKGTEVDSVQPLLFRSQTTSIAFAHSGNIINAHTLRRELEDSGSILQTSTDTEILAHLIKRSEQSTTEEAIVEALQKINGAFTFIILKEDKMYVTTDPHGIRPLSIGKLGESYVVASETSAFDLVGATFEREVLPGELIIISKEGLKSIRFAMREQRKLCAMEYVYLSRPDSDLNHVNVHASRKRMGKELAKESPVEADVVTGVPDSSISAAIGYAEQSGLPYEMGIIKNRYIGRTFIQPSQELREQGVKMKLSPVRGIVEGKKVVMIDDSIVRGTTCKRIVRLLREAGAVEVHVRIASPPIENPCYYGIDMSTKKELIAANYSLDALCEMIGADSLAYLSVEGMEKAIVRDKTIHQGICSACMTGNYPINISGE; encoded by the coding sequence ATGTTTGGGATTTGGGGTCACGAAAAGGCAGCAGAACTAACATATTACGGGTTACACGCACAGCAGCACCGCGGACAGGAAGGTACAGGTATTGTTGTAAGTGATGGTGAAACATTAAAGCTTCACAAAGGCTTAGGATTAGTGAACGATGTGTTTAAGCATGCCAACTTTAAAGAACTTCAAGGTCATGCAGCAATTGGTCATGTACGCTATTCGACACAGGGAGATAAAGGTACGGAGGTTGATAGTGTACAGCCATTATTATTTCGCTCGCAAACAACGAGTATCGCATTTGCACACAGTGGAAACATTATAAATGCACATACACTTCGTCGAGAGCTAGAGGATTCAGGCAGTATTTTACAAACATCTACAGATACAGAAATACTCGCACATTTGATTAAGCGAAGTGAACAGTCAACTACCGAAGAAGCAATTGTAGAAGCACTGCAAAAAATAAATGGGGCTTTTACCTTCATCATTTTAAAAGAAGACAAAATGTATGTCACGACAGATCCGCACGGTATACGTCCATTATCAATTGGGAAGTTAGGGGAGTCTTATGTTGTTGCTTCAGAAACAAGTGCATTTGACCTTGTTGGAGCAACTTTCGAACGTGAAGTACTTCCTGGTGAGCTTATTATTATTAGTAAAGAAGGACTAAAATCAATACGATTTGCGATGAGAGAACAACGTAAATTATGTGCGATGGAGTATGTCTATTTATCAAGACCAGATAGCGATTTAAATCATGTCAATGTTCATGCATCAAGAAAAAGGATGGGCAAAGAGTTAGCAAAGGAATCTCCCGTAGAAGCGGACGTTGTAACAGGTGTGCCAGATTCCAGCATATCCGCAGCTATTGGCTATGCAGAGCAGAGTGGTCTCCCATATGAAATGGGAATCATTAAAAATCGTTATATTGGCCGGACATTCATTCAGCCTTCTCAGGAATTGCGTGAACAAGGTGTGAAGATGAAGCTCTCCCCTGTTCGTGGAATTGTAGAAGGGAAAAAAGTCGTGATGATTGATGATTCAATAGTAAGAGGAACAACGTGCAAACGAATTGTTCGACTGTTAAGGGAAGCAGGAGCAGTTGAGGTACACGTTCGAATTGCCTCGCCGCCAATTGAAAATCCTTGTTATTACGGCATCGACATGTCTACGAAAAAAGAGCTGATTGCTGCAAATTATTCGCTTGACGCATTATGTGAAATGATTGGTGCAGACAGCTTGGCATATCTTTCTGTAGAAGGAATGGAAAAGGCGATTGTAAGGGATAAGACTATTCATCAAGGAATTTGCAGTGCGTGTATGACTGGCAATTATCCCATTAATATTTCGGGTGAGTAG
- the purL gene encoding phosphoribosylformylglycinamidine synthase subunit PurL has product MDIKNIKPEQIEAEQLYEELGLSDEEYKMIKEKMDRYPNYTETSIFSVMWSEHCSYKSSKALLRKFPTKGEHVLQGPGEGAGVVDIGDNQAVVFKIESHNSPSAVEPFEGSATGVGGIVRDVFSMGAKPIAAMNSLRFGNLNSERTGWLFSEAIRGIASYGNVIGVPTVGGEVQFDASYKENPLVNAMVVGLVNHDDVQKGIAAGVGNTVIYAGGSTGRDGIHGATFSSDVVEGDKDNTSAVAIGDPHIGKKLIAACLEVIHSEALVGIQDMGAAGLTSSASEMASKAGTGIEMNLDLVPQREDNMDAYEIMLSESQERMLLVVKKGQEQEILDIFKKHDVEAVAIGEVIEEKTFRIKQHGQIWAEIPVDALTEDAPVYNLPTKEPAYFKESKEMENSVPTVEDHQEILRKLLQQPTIASKEWAYKQFDTEAQSNTIAGPGSDAAIVRIEGTDKAIAITTDCNSRYIYLDPEVGGKIAVAEATRNIVCSGAKPLALTDGLNYGNPTNPEVYWQMEKSIDGISEACLALGTPVISGNVSMYNQSEGEAIMPTPIIGMVGLLETTKDVTANNFQQADDAIYLIGETHSEFGGSELQNILEGSYSGKAPVIDLEVEAKRQKQLLEAIGQGLVESAHDLSEGGLGVALAESVFNEKGLGAKVELTGDPTTALFSEAQSRFIVTVKNENKAQFEQLFDQATQIGVVTNDETLTVTVDGKQIINENVEQLNKLWKEAIPNLLKSNA; this is encoded by the coding sequence ATGGACATTAAAAATATCAAACCTGAACAAATTGAAGCAGAGCAATTATACGAAGAGTTAGGGTTAAGTGACGAAGAGTACAAAATGATTAAAGAAAAGATGGATCGTTATCCAAACTATACAGAAACAAGTATTTTTTCGGTGATGTGGTCAGAGCATTGCAGTTATAAATCGTCCAAAGCCTTATTACGTAAATTCCCGACAAAGGGAGAACATGTTCTGCAAGGACCTGGTGAGGGTGCTGGGGTTGTAGATATCGGAGATAACCAAGCAGTTGTATTTAAGATTGAAAGCCATAACAGCCCTTCAGCAGTAGAACCATTCGAAGGCTCTGCAACAGGTGTAGGCGGTATTGTTCGTGATGTTTTTTCCATGGGTGCAAAGCCAATTGCTGCAATGAACTCATTACGATTCGGTAACCTGAATTCAGAACGTACAGGATGGTTATTTTCAGAAGCTATCCGTGGAATTGCCAGCTACGGAAATGTGATTGGTGTACCAACCGTTGGTGGAGAAGTTCAATTTGATGCAAGCTATAAAGAGAACCCGCTCGTCAATGCAATGGTTGTCGGTCTTGTAAATCATGACGATGTGCAAAAAGGTATTGCAGCTGGTGTTGGCAATACTGTCATTTATGCTGGTGGGTCAACGGGAAGAGACGGCATTCATGGGGCAACATTCTCATCAGATGTCGTTGAAGGAGACAAAGATAATACATCAGCAGTAGCAATTGGTGATCCACATATTGGAAAGAAACTAATTGCTGCTTGCCTGGAAGTGATTCATTCTGAGGCACTTGTTGGTATTCAGGATATGGGTGCTGCTGGTTTAACATCCTCTGCAAGTGAAATGGCTAGTAAAGCAGGAACAGGTATCGAAATGAACCTTGATCTTGTGCCGCAGCGTGAAGACAATATGGATGCATATGAAATTATGCTGTCTGAGTCTCAAGAAAGAATGTTACTCGTTGTTAAAAAGGGACAAGAACAAGAAATCCTTGATATTTTTAAGAAACATGATGTGGAAGCAGTAGCAATTGGTGAGGTTATTGAAGAAAAGACATTTCGTATTAAACAGCATGGACAAATATGGGCAGAGATTCCGGTTGATGCGCTGACAGAAGATGCACCAGTTTATAACCTGCCAACAAAAGAACCTGCATATTTCAAAGAATCTAAAGAAATGGAAAACAGTGTGCCAACAGTAGAAGATCATCAAGAAATCCTAAGAAAATTATTGCAGCAGCCTACAATTGCGAGTAAGGAATGGGCATATAAGCAATTTGATACAGAGGCACAATCCAATACCATTGCAGGACCTGGAAGTGACGCAGCGATTGTTCGGATTGAAGGAACGGATAAAGCAATTGCGATTACAACCGACTGTAATTCTCGTTACATTTATTTAGACCCGGAGGTTGGAGGAAAGATAGCCGTTGCTGAAGCTACACGAAATATCGTATGTTCGGGTGCAAAGCCATTAGCGTTAACAGATGGCTTAAACTATGGTAATCCGACAAACCCGGAAGTGTACTGGCAAATGGAAAAAAGCATAGACGGAATCAGCGAGGCTTGTCTCGCACTCGGAACACCTGTTATTAGCGGAAATGTTTCCATGTACAATCAGTCAGAAGGAGAAGCAATCATGCCAACACCGATTATCGGGATGGTAGGTCTCTTAGAAACAACAAAAGATGTTACAGCAAACAACTTCCAGCAAGCTGATGATGCAATTTATTTAATCGGTGAAACGCATTCGGAATTTGGCGGCAGTGAATTACAGAATATTCTCGAAGGCAGCTACTCTGGAAAAGCACCAGTGATCGATTTAGAGGTTGAAGCAAAACGTCAAAAACAATTGTTAGAAGCAATTGGACAAGGGCTCGTTGAATCTGCACATGATTTGTCAGAAGGTGGCCTTGGTGTTGCACTGGCCGAAAGTGTTTTTAATGAAAAAGGATTAGGAGCCAAAGTGGAACTAACAGGTGACCCTACAACTGCATTATTTAGTGAGGCACAATCAAGATTTATCGTAACTGTAAAAAATGAAAACAAAGCACAATTTGAGCAGTTATTTGATCAAGCAACGCAAATTGGTGTTGTGACAAATGACGAAACATTAACGGTAACTGTAGATGGTAAGCAGATTATTAATGAAAATGTTGAACAACTCAATAAATTATGGAAAGAAGCTATTCCTAATTTATTGAAATCAAATGCTTAA
- the purK gene encoding 5-(carboxyamino)imidazole ribonucleotide synthase — protein sequence MQKNKSLLPPHTIGIIGGGQLGRMMAIAARYMGYKIAVLDPTPDCPTAQVADIQITAAYDDMNAIKELTEISDVITYEFENVDLTAAAYIEKQGKLPQGAYALEVTQNREKEKSLMQEMKLPIPEFAIVTNAAECREALHACTFPAVIKTCRGGYDGKGQIKLNSVEDTEEAAQFAEKHGYCIIEQWITFDKEISVVFTRSQTGKITFFPIAENEHRNHILYQTTVPATISPAIQDKAYEAAEILANQMNIVGTFAIEMFVQGERIFLNEMAPRPHNSGHYTIEACNISQFSQHVRAICGLPLIDIELLNEAVMINILGENLDGVLKALPLAEDGFVHLYGKAEPKEKRKMGHITFIAEKSEAVQKQIEAFSAFMNG from the coding sequence TTGCAAAAAAATAAAAGCTTACTTCCACCCCATACAATTGGAATTATCGGCGGTGGACAACTGGGCAGGATGATGGCAATCGCAGCTCGCTACATGGGATATAAAATTGCTGTGCTCGATCCAACACCAGATTGTCCAACCGCTCAAGTAGCTGATATTCAGATTACTGCTGCTTACGATGATATGAATGCAATTAAAGAATTAACAGAAATTAGTGATGTGATCACATATGAGTTTGAAAATGTCGATTTGACTGCAGCTGCCTATATTGAAAAACAAGGCAAGCTGCCACAAGGAGCATATGCACTTGAAGTGACACAAAACCGTGAAAAGGAAAAAAGCTTAATGCAGGAAATGAAGCTGCCTATTCCAGAATTCGCAATCGTAACAAATGCAGCGGAATGCAGGGAAGCATTGCATGCATGTACATTTCCAGCAGTTATTAAAACATGCCGTGGCGGCTATGACGGCAAAGGACAAATTAAATTAAATTCAGTTGAAGATACAGAAGAAGCAGCACAATTTGCAGAGAAACACGGCTATTGCATTATCGAGCAATGGATAACGTTCGATAAAGAAATTTCTGTTGTTTTTACAAGGTCACAAACAGGGAAAATAACCTTCTTTCCAATAGCTGAGAACGAGCATCGTAATCATATTTTGTATCAAACAACCGTCCCGGCAACTATTAGTCCGGCTATTCAGGATAAAGCATATGAAGCTGCTGAAATCCTTGCCAACCAAATGAACATTGTTGGAACATTTGCCATTGAAATGTTTGTGCAAGGTGAACGTATTTTCTTAAATGAAATGGCACCAAGACCGCATAATTCTGGACATTATACGATTGAAGCTTGTAATATTTCGCAATTTTCTCAGCATGTTCGTGCTATTTGCGGGCTTCCATTAATTGATATTGAATTGCTGAACGAAGCAGTAATGATTAATATTTTAGGTGAGAATTTGGACGGTGTATTGAAGGCATTGCCACTGGCAGAAGATGGTTTTGTCCATTTATATGGAAAAGCCGAGCCGAAAGAAAAACGAAAAATGGGACATATAACATTTATTGCAGAAAAAAGCGAAGCTGTCCAAAAGCAAATTGAAGCATTTAGCGCATTCATGAATGGATGA
- the purE gene encoding 5-(carboxyamino)imidazole ribonucleotide mutase, translating to MAQVGVIMGSISDWDTMEHACNILEVLNVPYEKDVISAHRTPDDMFAYAKTARERGLKAIIAGAGGAAHLPGMVASQTTLPVIGVPVQSKALNGLDSLLSIVQMPGGVPTATVAIGKAGATNAGILAAQIIGTFDEEIAKNLENYRETMKKKVSEMREDLAKK from the coding sequence ATGGCTCAGGTAGGCGTAATTATGGGTAGTATTTCAGATTGGGACACGATGGAACACGCTTGTAACATTCTTGAAGTACTGAATGTCCCATATGAAAAGGATGTTATTTCTGCGCATCGTACACCAGATGATATGTTTGCATATGCAAAAACAGCACGTGAACGTGGCTTAAAAGCAATTATTGCAGGGGCGGGGGGTGCTGCACATCTCCCTGGAATGGTTGCATCCCAAACGACTTTGCCAGTCATTGGTGTACCAGTTCAAAGCAAAGCATTGAATGGACTTGATTCTCTGTTATCCATCGTACAAATGCCTGGTGGTGTGCCAACAGCAACGGTTGCGATTGGCAAGGCTGGAGCAACGAACGCAGGTATCCTCGCTGCACAAATTATAGGCACGTTTGATGAAGAAATTGCTAAAAATCTAGAAAATTATCGTGAAACAATGAAAAAGAAGGTTTCGGAAATGAGGGAAGATCTTGCAAAAAAATAA
- a CDS encoding GntR family transcriptional regulator: MADIFHSSQPIYQQLAERMKKQIIRGELAPGDKLPSVRETGIKVNVNPNTVQRTYRELESMHIVESRRGQGTFVTEDNKVLETIREEMKTELMSSFFKGMHEMGYTNEEIKHGLIDFLNEKGEQDA; the protein is encoded by the coding sequence ATGGCAGACATATTCCATTCATCCCAGCCAATTTACCAGCAGCTTGCGGAACGAATGAAAAAACAAATTATAAGGGGGGAACTGGCCCCGGGTGATAAGCTTCCATCTGTCAGGGAAACAGGAATTAAAGTGAATGTTAATCCCAATACTGTACAGCGCACTTACCGGGAGCTGGAATCGATGCATATCGTAGAATCCAGGCGCGGCCAGGGAACCTTTGTTACAGAGGATAATAAGGTGCTTGAAACCATCCGTGAAGAAATGAAAACAGAATTGATGTCGAGCTTTTTTAAAGGAATGCATGAAATGGGTTATACAAACGAGGAAATCAAGCATGGGCTAATCGATTTTTTAAATGAGAAGGGAGAGCAAGATGCATGA
- a CDS encoding ABC transporter ATP-binding protein, whose product MITLSNVSKRYGTKKALDHVNLELTPGKLIGLVGENGSGKSTTLKLIAGLNYPTNGEVQVNGEKVTRRIANSVSYLSELDEYYRFFTVKKAIEFQASQFKDFDKEKAYEILKFMKLDPNDKLKHLSKGNRGRLKIVLSLARNVPVILMDEPFSGLDPMVRNSIVKGLISFIDLEKQLVLITTHEIREVENILDEVVAIKAGSIIGHHNVEELREQKQMGIVDWMTEVYE is encoded by the coding sequence ATGATTACATTATCAAATGTCTCGAAAAGATACGGCACTAAAAAAGCATTAGATCATGTTAATTTAGAGCTGACACCAGGAAAATTAATTGGTTTAGTCGGTGAAAACGGCAGCGGGAAATCAACAACACTGAAACTGATTGCTGGACTCAACTACCCGACAAATGGAGAAGTTCAGGTTAATGGCGAAAAAGTTACCCGCAGAATTGCAAATTCCGTATCCTATTTATCGGAGCTTGATGAGTATTATCGTTTTTTCACGGTAAAAAAAGCAATTGAATTCCAAGCGAGTCAGTTTAAGGATTTCGATAAGGAAAAGGCTTATGAAATTTTGAAATTTATGAAGCTGGATCCAAATGATAAATTAAAACATTTATCCAAGGGAAACAGAGGTCGGCTGAAAATCGTACTATCCCTAGCGCGGAATGTACCAGTCATCTTAATGGATGAACCATTTTCCGGACTAGACCCGATGGTTCGCAACTCTATTGTGAAGGGGCTTATTTCCTTCATTGATCTTGAAAAGCAGCTTGTTCTTATTACGACGCATGAAATTAGAGAAGTAGAAAATATTCTCGATGAAGTAGTGGCGATTAAAGCAGGTTCCATTATTGGTCACCATAATGTGGAAGAACTGCGTGAACAAAAGCAAATGGGTATTGTTGATTGGATGACAGAGGTTTATGAATAA
- a CDS encoding DUF2179 domain-containing protein: protein MLSNALIMLAIIFAVNVVYVSLMTIRMILTLKGRKYIAAFVSVFEITVYIVGLGLVLDNLNEIQNLLAYALGFGTGLIIGSIIEEKLALGYITVNVVSTNPDLEFTRRIREKGYGVTSWSSYGMDGDRLSISILTPRKYELRLYELIQEIDPKAFIISYEPKRIHGGFWVKQVRRGKLMTPKKKAAAEAAKKQETLIKDDSN from the coding sequence TTGCTAAGTAACGCATTAATTATGCTTGCAATTATTTTTGCTGTTAATGTTGTCTATGTATCATTAATGACTATCCGAATGATTTTGACACTTAAGGGGCGCAAATATATTGCTGCTTTTGTCAGTGTGTTTGAGATAACCGTATATATTGTTGGTTTGGGACTTGTACTGGATAATTTAAATGAAATACAAAACTTGCTTGCTTATGCACTTGGGTTTGGTACGGGATTAATTATTGGTTCCATTATTGAAGAGAAGCTGGCACTCGGTTACATAACGGTCAATGTTGTTTCTACCAATCCAGATCTGGAGTTTACAAGGCGAATCAGAGAAAAAGGATATGGGGTCACAAGCTGGTCATCGTACGGGATGGACGGAGATCGGTTATCGATATCAATTCTCACTCCGAGAAAATATGAGTTAAGGCTATATGAACTGATCCAGGAAATAGATCCAAAAGCATTTATCATATCCTATGAACCAAAACGGATTCACGGTGGATTTTGGGTTAAGCAAGTTCGAAGAGGAAAGTTAATGACCCCGAAGAAAAAGGCTGCTGCTGAAGCGGCAAAAAAGCAAGAAACGCTGATAAAAGATGATTCCAATTAA